The region GTTTGTCCCCAGGGGAGGATTgtcggggggggggagggaaggaggaagaggggtATCTGCCCTGGAGTGCCTGGATCACCCCACAGGTGCCAGGAAGGATGGCACAGccagtcccagctgcagcatcccagcatGTCCCCTCGGTCCCGGGCTTCACCACAGCCCTCGTGCTCATCCCATCCTTTGCCAGCCCTGTCTGGGCCATCACAGCCTGAGCTGCCCATCATTTGGGAACAGTATTCCCAGCCACCCCTTTCCCTCCCCGCTGCCCCAGGCTGtggcagaggagggagcagggaatgaggtggggagggggacgGGGGCTGCGTTCACCTGGGGCTGAGCCAGGTCTCCCGAGCGGGTCCCCATCCTGCAGCAAAAGCGTCCCTGGCAGCGATGTCACTGCTCGGGGGTTTTATGGCCGTGGGAAGGACTTTAGTCACCACCCGGGCAGGGAGGTGGCCATTGGCTGCGGGTTGTGAAACAGGGGAGTGCTGCCTTGGGGACGGATCAGCCATTAACTCCTTTAATTAGGGCTGGCacggccggcggggccggggcgctCCCGCCGCCAGCACCAGGTTGGTAAAACATTAGAACCGGAGGGTTACAGAGTAATTCCCGGTTTGCAGGGGGTCCGGTGGAgctggacagcagcagctgccgcCAGCACCGGCCCCGGCTGGGTGTGGAGGGACAGCAGCGACGGGTGGCAGCGGGAAGGTGCCCAGCTCCCGGCACGTGTTGGCTCCCGCTGGGGACGAAGTCGGCTCCGAAGGTCGCTGGGGCATTAAGCATTAACTGCGCCGGGGCTACAGCTCGTTCTGCGTGGCCTTGTGGGGGGCTGGCCCCCCAGCCTTGCCGTCGGGGCAGGGCCCCTTCTCGCCGTGGCACAGCAGCTCCCGCAgcgccgccgggccccgccggtGCGCCCGGTAGATCTGTGCCTCTCCCTGCTCGCCCACGGAGCTGTGGCACATCTTGGAGAGCCTGCCAGGAGCCGGAGAGGGTGGTGCTGCCTCCCTCTGCCACGGCAGCAAGgacacagtgtgtgtgtgtcccccaccGCTGCCAACCTCCCCCCGACATACCTGCCCGGCCACGGTCCCCCTGTCACCATCACTGTCATGGactcctgtgccagcagccctggccccaCCAGCCGCTTCTCCCCGTCCAGCTCCTGCAACCCGTAGCTGCGGGGAGAGGCAGGGGTTGGGGACATCCCTGGGGACACCTCTCTGTCCCCCGGGGGGTGCCCCGCtcacctctcccagccctgcgagcagctcctctccagcacctccgTGTAGTCGGACTCACTCAGCGCCTTCCTGCCCaccttcccctctgccctgcGCAGCTGCTCCTCGATCTGGGGTGGAAAAGGGCAGAAACCTGCCGGTGAAGGGTGGCAGCTCCCCTGTGCCCCTGCTCCTGAGCAGGGACGGGTTCCACATCCCCTTCCTCGTGGACCCGCCAGATGAAGCACTTTTGCACCAGGTTTGTGGGTCCAAGGGGCTCGCTGGCCCCCAAGGGCTTGTTTAGGGTGCTCTGGGGGAGCCGGCAGCATCTCCCCAAGCCAAAGCATCCCCGGGAGGGCTCCCCACCCCGGTTTTGGGGTGCCATCTCCCCGTTCCCCACCTGGAAGGCGATGGCTTGGCAGGCATCACAGCGCAGGGCTTCGGGCATGTGGGGCGAGAGCTGCTCCTCGGGGCTGAGCCGGGGCGCGGGGATGgagcgggacggggcggggggacCCCCGCACATCTCCTCGGCCCCCGTCCCTGCCAGCAGGCCCAGGACCAGCCACAGCACCAGCACCGGCCGCATCCCGCCCCAAAAGTGCTGGGGCGGTGGCGAGGGGGTTGTCTACAAAC is a window of Apus apus isolate bApuApu2 chromosome 13, bApuApu2.pri.cur, whole genome shotgun sequence DNA encoding:
- the MZB1 gene encoding marginal zone B- and B1-cell-specific protein, whose product is MRPVLVLWLVLGLLAGTGAEEMCGGPPAPSRSIPAPRLSPEEQLSPHMPEALRCDACQAIAFQIEEQLRRAEGKVGRKALSESDYTEVLERSCSQGWESYGLQELDGEKRLVGPGLLAQESMTVMVTGGPWPGRLSKMCHSSVGEQGEAQIYRAHRRGPAALRELLCHGEKGPCPDGKAGGPAPHKATQNEL